The following proteins are co-located in the Malus sylvestris chromosome 13, drMalSylv7.2, whole genome shotgun sequence genome:
- the LOC126597693 gene encoding probable WRKY transcription factor 75 — protein sequence MENYPTFFSSSTAPAPSPLSLNMGNPAHHVYNSNDPHQFQNRKSSNGFLGLMSEMEASNNMIKNNFSSQGKSFGGSESGEATVRLGMKKGDQKKIRKPRYAFQTRSQVDILDDGYRWRKYGQKAVKNNKFPRSYYRCTHHGCNVKKQVQRLTKDEGVVVTTYEGMHSHPIEKSTDNFEHILSQMKIYTPF from the exons atgGAAAATTACCCAACATTCTTTTCTTCATCCACGGCGCCTGCTCCTTCTCCCCTGTCGTTGAACATGGGGAACCCAGCTCATCACGTTTACAATAGTAATGATCCTCACCAATTCCAAAATAGGAAATCATCGAATGGGTTCTTAGGGCTGATGTCAGAGATGGAGGCTTCAAACAATATGATTAAGAACAATTTTAGTTCTCAGGGAAAAAGCTTTGGAGGATCTGAAAGTGGTGAAGCAACTGTGAGATTAGGGATGAAAAAAGGAGAtcagaaaaaaataagaaagccCAGATATGCTTTTCAAACAAGGAGTCAAGTTGATATACTTGATGATGGATATAGATGGAGGAAGTATGGTCAAAAAGCCGTGAAGAACAACAAATTTCCAAG AAGCTACTACAGGTGCACACATCACGGTTGCAATGTGAAAAAGCAAGTTCAAAGGTTAACAAAAGATGAAGGAGTCGTTGTGACAACTTATGAAGGCATGCATTCTCATCCCATCGAGAAGTCTACTGATAACTTTGAGCATATTTTGAGCCAGATGAAAATCTACACtccattttaa